The following coding sequences are from one Clostridioides difficile ATCC 9689 = DSM 1296 window:
- a CDS encoding phosphoadenosine phosphosulfate reductase — protein MDKRYLESDVFEAFQERLSYLFNEFDYIYVSFSGGKDSGLLLNLVLDYKRKNNISSKIGVFHQDFEAQYSLTTEYVEKVFEDNIEDIEPYWVCLPMATRTAVGNYEMYWYPWDDEKEELWVREMPVKEYIINQKNNPFTYYKYKMRQESLAKQFGRWIRDIHEGAKVVCLLGTRAAESLQRYCSIVNKQHGYKGKCWITKEFKNVWTASPIYDWEIEDIWLAHYKFDYDYNKIYDLFYKAGVAPRKMRVASPFNDSAKESLNLYRILDPDVWVKLVARVQGVNFTSIYGKTKAMGYRSVKLPYGHTWKSFTYFLLDTLPENIRNSYIKKFSTSIEFWQNTGGGLSEIVIRELLRKGYKIELNGVSNHTKDKKSRVIFLDDIPDDTDDIKFTKDIPSWKRMCYCILKNDHMCRFMGFGPTKEQRIRTEYIKKKYEKIH, from the coding sequence ATGGATAAGAGATATTTAGAATCCGATGTATTTGAAGCTTTTCAAGAAAGACTTTCTTATCTTTTTAATGAATTTGATTATATCTATGTATCTTTTAGCGGAGGAAAAGATAGTGGTTTACTGCTAAATTTAGTTTTGGATTATAAGAGAAAGAATAATATAAGTTCCAAAATAGGAGTATTTCATCAAGATTTTGAGGCTCAATATAGTTTGACTACTGAATATGTTGAAAAAGTATTTGAAGATAATATTGAAGATATTGAACCATATTGGGTGTGTTTACCAATGGCTACAAGAACTGCTGTAGGAAATTATGAAATGTATTGGTATCCATGGGATGATGAGAAAGAAGAGTTATGGGTAAGGGAAATGCCAGTCAAAGAATACATAATAAATCAAAAAAATAATCCTTTTACTTATTATAAATATAAAATGAGACAAGAAAGTTTGGCAAAACAATTTGGTAGATGGATTAGAGATATACATGAAGGTGCAAAAGTTGTTTGCTTATTAGGAACACGAGCAGCAGAATCTCTACAACGTTATTGTTCTATTGTGAATAAACAGCATGGATATAAAGGAAAGTGCTGGATAACTAAGGAATTTAAAAATGTCTGGACGGCATCTCCTATATATGATTGGGAAATAGAAGATATATGGTTAGCACACTATAAATTTGACTATGACTATAATAAAATTTATGACTTATTCTATAAAGCTGGAGTAGCTCCAAGAAAAATGAGAGTGGCATCACCTTTTAATGATTCAGCAAAAGAGAGTTTAAATTTATACAGAATATTGGACCCAGATGTATGGGTGAAATTGGTTGCTAGAGTACAAGGAGTTAATTTTACTTCTATTTATGGCAAAACAAAAGCTATGGGATATCGTAGTGTTAAATTGCCATATGGACACACATGGAAAAGTTTCACATATTTTTTGCTTGATACCTTACCTGAAAATATAAGGAATAGCTATATTAAAAAATTTTCAACATCTATTGAGTTTTGGCAGAATACAGGTGGTGGTTTGTCAGAAATAGTTATACGTGAATTGTTGAGAAAAGGTTATAAAATAGAATTAAATGGAGTTTCAAATCATACAAAAGATAAAAAGAGTAGAGTCATATTTTTGGATGATATACCTGATGATACGGATGATATTAAATTTACCAAAGATATACCAAGTTGGAAAAGAATGTGTTATTGTATTTTAAAAAATGACCATATGTGTAGATTTATGGGATTTGGTCCTACAAAAGAACAGAGAATTAGAACGGAATATATTAAGAAGAAATATGAAAAAATTCATTAG
- a CDS encoding IbrB-like domain-containing protein, with the protein MEYKSPVYGIIAVPIEKIESNDYNPNAVAPPEMQLLYKSIKEDGYTMPIVCYYNEEKDKYIIVDGFHRYRVMLENEDIYDRENGLLPVSVIDKSLDERMASTIRHNRARGSHNVDLMSKIITELCEIGKSDEWISKHLGMEVDEILRLKQITGLAYLFKDKEFGNAWIPFGSDIEEEN; encoded by the coding sequence ATGGAATATAAAAGTCCTGTATATGGAATCATCGCAGTGCCAATCGAAAAGATAGAATCTAACGACTATAATCCAAATGCAGTAGCCCCACCAGAAATGCAGTTGTTGTATAAAAGTATAAAAGAAGATGGGTATACAATGCCAATTGTCTGTTATTATAATGAGGAAAAGGATAAGTATATTATTGTAGATGGTTTTCATAGATATAGAGTAATGCTTGAAAATGAGGATATATATGATAGAGAAAATGGACTTCTTCCTGTTTCAGTAATTGATAAATCTCTTGATGAAAGAATGGCAAGTACTATTCGACACAATCGTGCAAGAGGTTCTCATAATGTGGATTTAATGAGTAAAATTATAACTGAACTTTGTGAAATTGGAAAATCTGATGAATGGATATCAAAGCACCTGGGTATGGAAGTTGATGAAATTCTTAGATTGAAGCAAATAACTGGATTAGCTTATTTATTTAAAGATAAAGAGTTTGGTAATGCATGGATTCCCTTTGGCTCTGATATAGAAGAAGAAAATTAA